A window from Intestinimonas massiliensis (ex Afouda et al. 2020) encodes these proteins:
- the thrS gene encoding threonine--tRNA ligase produces the protein MAEENNQYTFENETYRKTYWHTCSHILAQAVKRLYPEVKLAIGPSIDEGFYYDMDSPFPFTPEIMEKIEGEMRKICKEKLKLERFELPREEALKFMEEKGEPYKVELIQDLPEDAHISFYQQGEFTDLCAGPHLDSTGRVKGNAIKLTACNAAYWRGDSNRETLQRIYGIAFPKKDELDAYLQRIEEAKKRDHRKLGKELGLFAFRDEAPGFPFYLPKGMVLKNTLIDYWRQVHKKWEYKEIATPQIMRRTLWETSGHWDHYKDNMYTTVIDEEDFAIKPMNCPGSILVYELEPHSYRDLPLRYGELGIVHRHELSGALHGMFRVRCFTQDDAHILLAQEQIKDEVIRIARLFDEVYSLFGLPYKIELSTMPDDHIGSVEDWEVATKALADAITSIGKSYEVNEGDGAFYGPKLDFHIQDSLGRTWQCGTIQLDYQLPGRFDLEYIGADGEKHCPVMIHRVVFGSIERFIGVITEHFAGAFPTWLAPVQVKVLPITDRAADYADCVAKRLDAAGFRVETDRRNEKIGKKIREAQLEKVPYMLVVGDKEAESGQVAVRTRAGGDQGVMALDAFLAALKEEVDTKAIR, from the coding sequence ATGGCAGAAGAAAACAATCAGTATACGTTTGAGAACGAGACCTACCGCAAGACCTATTGGCATACCTGCTCCCACATCCTGGCCCAGGCCGTCAAGCGCCTGTACCCCGAGGTGAAGCTGGCCATCGGCCCCTCCATCGACGAGGGCTTTTACTACGATATGGACTCCCCCTTCCCCTTTACCCCGGAGATCATGGAGAAGATCGAGGGGGAGATGCGGAAGATCTGCAAGGAGAAGCTGAAGCTGGAGCGCTTCGAGCTGCCCCGGGAAGAGGCCCTGAAGTTCATGGAGGAGAAGGGCGAGCCCTACAAGGTGGAGCTCATCCAGGATCTGCCGGAGGACGCTCACATCTCCTTCTATCAGCAGGGCGAGTTCACCGACCTGTGTGCCGGCCCCCATCTGGACTCCACCGGCCGGGTGAAGGGCAACGCCATCAAGCTCACCGCCTGCAACGCCGCCTACTGGCGGGGCGACTCCAACCGGGAGACCCTCCAGCGCATCTACGGCATCGCCTTCCCCAAGAAGGACGAGCTGGACGCGTATCTCCAGCGCATCGAGGAGGCCAAGAAGCGGGACCACCGCAAGCTGGGCAAGGAGCTGGGCCTGTTCGCTTTCCGGGACGAGGCCCCCGGCTTCCCCTTCTATCTGCCCAAGGGCATGGTGCTGAAAAACACCCTGATCGACTACTGGCGCCAGGTCCATAAGAAGTGGGAGTACAAGGAGATCGCCACCCCCCAGATCATGCGCCGGACCCTGTGGGAGACCTCCGGCCACTGGGACCACTACAAGGACAACATGTACACCACCGTCATCGACGAGGAGGACTTCGCCATCAAGCCCATGAACTGCCCCGGCAGCATCCTGGTCTATGAGCTGGAGCCCCACTCCTACCGGGACCTGCCCCTGCGCTACGGCGAGCTGGGCATTGTCCACCGCCATGAGCTCTCCGGCGCTCTCCACGGCATGTTCCGGGTCCGCTGCTTCACCCAGGACGACGCGCACATCCTGCTGGCCCAGGAGCAGATCAAGGATGAGGTCATCCGCATTGCCCGGCTTTTTGACGAGGTCTACTCCCTCTTCGGTCTGCCCTATAAGATCGAGCTGTCCACCATGCCCGACGACCACATTGGCTCTGTGGAGGACTGGGAGGTGGCCACCAAGGCTCTGGCCGACGCCATCACCAGCATCGGCAAGAGCTATGAGGTCAACGAGGGCGACGGCGCCTTCTACGGGCCCAAGCTGGACTTCCACATCCAGGACTCCCTGGGGCGGACCTGGCAGTGCGGCACCATTCAACTGGATTACCAGCTCCCCGGCCGGTTCGATCTGGAGTATATCGGCGCGGACGGCGAGAAGCACTGCCCCGTCATGATCCACCGGGTGGTATTCGGCTCCATCGAGCGGTTCATCGGCGTCATCACCGAGCACTTTGCCGGGGCGTTCCCCACCTGGCTGGCCCCCGTGCAGGTCAAGGTGCTGCCCATCACCGACCGAGCGGCCGACTATGCCGACTGCGTGGCCAAACGGCTGGACGCGGCGGGCTTCCGGGTGGAGACCGACCGCCGCAACGAGAAGATCGGCAAGAAGATCCGGGAAGCCCAACTGGAGAAGGTCCCCTATATGCTGGTGGTGGGCGACAAGGAGGCCGAGAGCGGTCAGGTGGCCGTCCGTACCCGCGCCGGCGGCGACCAGGGTGTCATGGCGCTGGACGCCTTCCTGGCGGCCCTGAAGGAAGAGGTAGACACCAAGGCCATTCGGTGA
- a CDS encoding helix-turn-helix domain-containing protein produces MDLDYHEIGKRIARRRKQLGLKQSAVEEKADIGYKYLSSIERGISIPSIEVVMRLSLALDTTPDAFLVGTARPAGEEWRGVAELLRGMTPKKLELARSFLTWLSDQELS; encoded by the coding sequence ATGGATTTGGATTATCACGAAATCGGCAAAAGAATTGCCCGGCGCAGGAAGCAGCTCGGCCTCAAACAGTCGGCTGTGGAGGAGAAGGCTGACATCGGCTATAAGTATCTGTCCAGCATTGAACGGGGCATCTCCATTCCCTCCATTGAAGTCGTCATGCGTCTTTCGCTGGCCCTGGACACCACGCCGGACGCGTTTCTGGTGGGGACCGCCCGGCCCGCCGGAGAGGAGTGGCGGGGGGTGGCCGAGCTGCTCCGGGGCATGACGCCCAAAAAGCTGGAGCTGGCCCGGAGCTTCCTCACCTGGCTGTCCGACCAGGAGCTTTCATAA